The proteins below come from a single Arthrobacter sp. B1I2 genomic window:
- a CDS encoding diacylglycerol/lipid kinase family protein, with amino-acid sequence MSDWILYLLIAVALAFATSSWWGVRRLKALHIRSAVAGEAYDSGLGQQRVAVVLNPIKARAGEAKATIQRACLAAGWEEPVFFETTAEDPGFSQMQAALAGKPDVVLVGGGDGTVRVVAEALAHTEVAMGLIPLGTGNLLARNVDLDVNDLHGNVQTALFGRQRYIDTARMAIENSRTGHYSEHAFLVIAGIGMDAEVLADTNAGLKKAVGWLAYTEAGVRHLPGRRKKISITMDGNPEQVRNIRSVLFANCGLVPGGIDFIPQAMIDDGMLDVVVMSPRSALGWLLMYVKIMFKHSGKLPVMTVYRSGRVVIKCPEPMPTQLDGDTSGEATQLTVQVEPRSLLVRVRRQVHGSSAASR; translated from the coding sequence ATGAGCGACTGGATTCTCTACCTGCTGATTGCGGTGGCGCTTGCCTTCGCCACCTCCAGCTGGTGGGGGGTCCGGCGGCTCAAAGCCCTGCATATTCGCAGCGCCGTGGCCGGGGAGGCTTACGACTCGGGGCTGGGGCAGCAGCGGGTGGCCGTGGTCCTGAACCCGATCAAGGCGCGGGCCGGGGAAGCTAAGGCGACGATCCAGCGGGCCTGCCTGGCGGCCGGTTGGGAGGAGCCTGTCTTTTTCGAGACGACGGCGGAGGACCCGGGCTTTTCCCAGATGCAGGCCGCCCTTGCCGGCAAGCCCGACGTCGTCCTGGTGGGCGGCGGTGACGGCACGGTCCGGGTGGTGGCTGAGGCCCTGGCACACACGGAGGTTGCCATGGGCCTGATTCCCCTGGGCACAGGCAACCTGCTGGCACGGAACGTGGACCTGGACGTGAACGACCTCCACGGCAACGTCCAGACCGCACTGTTCGGCCGCCAGCGCTACATCGATACCGCCCGCATGGCCATCGAGAACTCCCGCACCGGCCACTACTCAGAGCACGCCTTCCTGGTGATCGCCGGAATCGGCATGGACGCCGAGGTCCTTGCCGACACCAACGCGGGGCTGAAGAAAGCGGTGGGCTGGCTTGCGTACACGGAGGCAGGCGTCCGCCACCTGCCGGGCCGGCGCAAGAAGATTTCCATCACGATGGACGGCAACCCGGAGCAGGTCAGGAACATCCGCAGCGTGCTTTTCGCCAATTGCGGCCTGGTCCCCGGCGGGATCGACTTCATCCCGCAGGCCATGATCGACGACGGGATGCTGGACGTTGTGGTGATGAGCCCCCGCAGCGCGCTGGGCTGGCTGCTGATGTACGTGAAAATCATGTTCAAGCACAGCGGGAAGCTGCCCGTCATGACCGTCTACCGGTCGGGCAGGGTGGTGATCAAGTGCCCCGAACCCATGCCCACACAGCTCGACGGCGACACGTCAGGTGAAGCCACGCAGCTCACCGTTCAGGTTGAGCCTCGGTCGCTCCTGGTCCGGGTCAGGAGACAGGTACACGGCAGCAGCGCCGCATCGCGCTGA
- the pheA gene encoding prephenate dehydratase: MPATPRTYAFLGPEGTFTEAALLQVPGALDAVRLPASNVNAALEKVRDGSAYAAMVPIENSVEGGVTATLDAIATGQELRIIREVLVPISFVLAARPGVRLEDVRRVSTHGHAWAQCRMWMEANIPAAEYVPGSSTAAAALGLLAGDCPYDAAICTPLVAREHPGLSVLAENIGDNPGAVTRFILVSRPGMLPARTGADKTTVVVPLPEDRPGALMEILDQFASRGVNLSRIESRPTGQYLGHYFFSIDADGHAREARMADALAGLHRISPATRFLGSYARADQQEIPVPAYTSDAAFSAARSWVQAILAAESFAGENASAASPTA; the protein is encoded by the coding sequence GTGCCCGCTACGCCTCGCACCTACGCGTTCCTGGGCCCGGAAGGCACCTTTACCGAGGCCGCCCTGCTGCAGGTACCCGGCGCCCTTGATGCGGTCCGGCTCCCGGCGTCTAACGTCAATGCCGCCCTTGAAAAGGTGCGCGACGGGTCGGCGTACGCCGCCATGGTCCCCATCGAAAACTCGGTGGAGGGCGGTGTCACTGCCACACTGGATGCCATCGCCACTGGCCAGGAACTGCGGATCATCCGTGAGGTCCTGGTTCCCATCAGCTTTGTCCTGGCGGCCCGGCCCGGGGTGCGGCTGGAGGATGTCCGGCGGGTGTCCACGCATGGCCACGCGTGGGCCCAGTGCCGCATGTGGATGGAGGCAAACATACCGGCCGCGGAATACGTCCCAGGCTCCTCAACCGCCGCTGCGGCCCTGGGGTTGCTGGCCGGGGACTGCCCTTACGACGCGGCCATCTGCACACCGCTGGTGGCCAGGGAACATCCGGGGCTCTCGGTACTGGCCGAAAACATCGGTGACAACCCGGGTGCGGTGACGCGCTTCATCCTGGTGAGCCGGCCGGGCATGCTGCCGGCCCGCACCGGCGCGGACAAAACCACCGTGGTTGTCCCGCTTCCGGAGGACCGGCCCGGGGCGCTGATGGAGATCCTGGACCAGTTCGCCAGCCGCGGGGTCAACCTCAGCCGGATCGAGTCCCGGCCCACCGGCCAGTACCTGGGCCATTACTTCTTCAGCATCGACGCCGACGGCCACGCCCGCGAGGCGAGGATGGCCGACGCACTGGCCGGCCTGCACCGCATCAGCCCGGCGACGCGCTTCCTGGGCTCGTATGCCAGGGCCGACCAGCAGGAGATTCCGGTGCCGGCCTATACCTCGGACGCAGCGTTCTCGGCGGCCCGGTCGTGGGTCCAAGCCATACTTGCTGCGGAATCCTTCGCAGGTGAAAACGCTTCCGCAGCTTCGCCCACAGCGTAG
- a CDS encoding rhodanese-like domain-containing protein — translation MSDFDTVPVHDVPAGALILDVREDYEWVAGHADGALHIPMDQIPARLGELDPDEDLYVICRTGGRSFRVAQWLTGQGYTAINVSGGMDQWLESGKPLVSDNGLKPLVL, via the coding sequence ATGAGTGATTTCGATACCGTCCCCGTTCATGATGTTCCCGCTGGCGCCCTGATCCTGGACGTCCGGGAGGACTACGAGTGGGTTGCCGGCCACGCCGACGGCGCGCTGCACATTCCCATGGACCAGATCCCGGCCCGGCTGGGCGAGCTCGATCCGGACGAAGACCTTTACGTCATCTGCCGTACGGGCGGCCGGTCCTTCCGCGTTGCCCAATGGCTCACGGGCCAGGGATATACCGCCATCAACGTCTCCGGCGGCATGGACCAGTGGCTGGAATCCGGCAAGCCCCTGGTCTCGGACAACGGACTCAAGCCGCTGGTGCTTTAG
- a CDS encoding amidase, with product MAELHELPALALRDLLRSGKVSATDAAAHFLARTGQQNPLLGAFITVTADQALEQARAADAVRASADADDLPLLHGMPLAFKDLTDVAGVVTTHGSAALDHKPAPADSPLVSLFKDAGAISLGKTQVPEFGLTAYSENRVAPPSRNPHAPSRSSGGSSGGSAAAVAAGLLPFAPGTDGGGSVRIPAAACGLVGLKPGRGLVAAGESAADPGRLVVPGPLARTAEDAALMMDALVPGNHYLRAVQEEPPRLRIGVTLDSPWSSTFPFTPEREALDALHAGESLLEHAGHSLGDASIRYDNRYPDAFTTAWTAGVGAARISPSREALLAPLTRTFRRRAQQRSPAKLAEALAFLRQFQHDTLAQYGQWDLMLMPALAQTPRPVGWFTGTAHGGERWPSAQWPGDADGDYRKQCEYAPWSSMVNVCRLPAITIPVHWTGGATGSGLPMGIQLIGPMGSEALLLQVAHQLGY from the coding sequence ATGGCTGAACTCCACGAACTCCCGGCCCTGGCCTTGCGGGACCTCCTGCGGAGCGGAAAGGTGTCCGCCACGGATGCGGCCGCCCATTTCCTGGCCCGGACCGGACAGCAGAATCCCCTTTTGGGCGCCTTCATCACTGTGACCGCCGACCAGGCGCTGGAACAGGCCCGGGCGGCTGACGCGGTGCGCGCCAGCGCCGACGCCGACGACTTGCCGCTGCTGCACGGCATGCCGCTTGCCTTCAAGGACCTCACGGATGTGGCCGGCGTGGTGACCACGCACGGGAGTGCCGCCCTGGACCACAAACCCGCTCCCGCCGACTCTCCACTGGTTTCCCTCTTCAAGGACGCCGGTGCAATTTCGTTGGGCAAGACGCAGGTTCCTGAATTCGGACTGACGGCCTACAGCGAAAACCGCGTCGCACCGCCGTCGCGCAATCCCCACGCTCCCAGCAGGAGTTCGGGAGGTTCGTCCGGCGGCAGTGCCGCCGCCGTGGCGGCGGGGTTGCTGCCTTTCGCCCCCGGCACCGACGGCGGCGGATCCGTGCGCATCCCGGCCGCCGCGTGCGGACTGGTTGGGCTCAAGCCGGGCCGTGGGCTGGTGGCAGCCGGGGAAAGCGCGGCCGACCCTGGGCGGCTGGTGGTGCCCGGGCCCCTTGCCCGGACCGCGGAGGACGCCGCACTGATGATGGATGCCCTGGTGCCGGGAAACCACTACCTGCGGGCAGTGCAGGAGGAGCCACCGCGGCTGCGCATCGGCGTCACGCTGGACAGCCCGTGGTCAAGCACCTTCCCTTTTACGCCGGAACGGGAGGCCCTGGACGCGCTCCATGCCGGCGAATCCCTCCTGGAGCATGCGGGCCACAGCCTTGGCGACGCTTCCATCCGCTATGACAACCGCTACCCGGACGCCTTCACCACAGCGTGGACGGCCGGGGTGGGTGCGGCCCGGATCAGCCCCTCGCGCGAAGCGTTGCTGGCACCCCTGACCCGGACCTTCCGGCGGCGCGCCCAGCAGCGCAGCCCCGCCAAGCTCGCCGAGGCACTGGCATTCCTCCGGCAGTTCCAGCACGACACCCTGGCGCAGTACGGGCAGTGGGACCTGATGCTGATGCCCGCGCTGGCGCAGACGCCGCGGCCGGTGGGCTGGTTCACCGGTACTGCGCATGGCGGTGAACGCTGGCCGTCGGCACAGTGGCCGGGGGACGCCGACGGCGACTACCGGAAGCAGTGCGAATACGCCCCGTGGTCCTCCATGGTGAATGTGTGCCGCCTGCCGGCAATCACCATTCCCGTCCACTGGACCGGCGGCGCCACCGGCAGCGGACTTCCCATGGGAATCCAGCTAATTGGCCCCATGGGTTCCGAAGCCCTCCTCCTGCAGGTGGCGCACCAGCTGGGCTACTAG
- a CDS encoding LapA family protein, with protein MSAGQYTPGPDRRPETDVNATPSNAAQPSGEGAGTYSNAPSYSPEEPGTPPTATTPGPAAGGTADRKVTRAGVIWAGVVAALVLLILLIIFILQNQDQALVRFLGFEGSVPLGMALFIAAVTGGVLVAVAGGARILQLRSNAHRARTAQRR; from the coding sequence ATGAGCGCAGGACAGTACACGCCAGGACCGGACCGACGGCCCGAAACGGACGTCAATGCCACGCCGTCGAACGCGGCCCAGCCGTCAGGTGAAGGTGCAGGAACCTATAGCAACGCCCCCTCCTACTCACCGGAGGAGCCGGGAACACCTCCCACCGCAACCACCCCCGGGCCCGCGGCCGGCGGCACCGCCGACCGCAAAGTCACCCGCGCGGGTGTTATCTGGGCCGGCGTGGTGGCCGCATTGGTGCTGTTGATCCTGCTGATCATCTTCATCCTCCAGAACCAGGACCAGGCCCTGGTCCGGTTCCTGGGATTTGAAGGTTCCGTCCCGCTGGGCATGGCCCTGTTTATCGCCGCTGTGACGGGCGGCGTATTGGTGGCCGTAGCGGGTGGTGCGCGCATCCTTCAGCTCCGTTCCAACGCCCACCGGGCCCGGACGGCGCAGCGCAGGTAG
- a CDS encoding dihydrofolate reductase family protein → MNHVTLDGVMQGPGRPDEDTRDGFSHGGWAVPYADQSTVRKMGERMGPEHAFLLGRRTYVELLGSWNSRGGPFKEALNTTPKYVASRDPAMKLEWANSTLLSGDVPAAVKELRETSPLNLVIMGSGMLIRSLMAADQIDEYLLMIHPLVLGSGHQLFAGGTKTPLRLLEADHTATGVLMVLYTPDRRQVP, encoded by the coding sequence ATGAACCACGTGACGCTCGACGGCGTCATGCAGGGACCCGGCCGGCCGGACGAAGATACACGGGATGGCTTTAGCCACGGCGGCTGGGCGGTTCCGTACGCCGACCAGTCCACAGTCCGGAAGATGGGCGAACGCATGGGCCCCGAACATGCGTTCCTGTTGGGACGGCGGACCTACGTGGAGCTCCTGGGGTCCTGGAACAGCCGGGGCGGTCCCTTCAAGGAAGCCTTGAACACCACGCCCAAGTACGTTGCTTCCAGGGACCCCGCGATGAAGCTTGAGTGGGCAAACTCCACCCTTCTTTCCGGTGACGTTCCCGCCGCCGTAAAGGAACTCAGGGAAACTTCTCCCCTCAACCTCGTGATCATGGGCAGCGGGATGCTGATCCGCTCACTCATGGCCGCGGATCAGATCGATGAGTACCTGCTCATGATCCATCCCCTGGTGCTGGGCAGCGGGCACCAACTTTTCGCGGGCGGCACCAAAACCCCGTTGCGGCTCCTCGAAGCCGACCACACGGCCACCGGCGTCCTCATGGTCCTTTATACGCCTGACCGGAGGCAGGTGCCTTAG
- a CDS encoding carboxyl transferase domain-containing protein, which yields MPTTEKVRHLAATELLDAVVDAGSFVSWDTEPQQPVLSEEYARDLAKARERSGADESVITGAGLIRGRRVALIASEFSFLAGSIGHAAAQRIVAAVERATAEGLPLLAGPASGGTRMQEGTLAFLSMVKITGAVRAHRQAGLPYLVYLRHPTTGGVMASWGSLGHINVAEPGALLGFLGPRVYEALYGEAFPENVQVAENLFNKGLIDGVVEPGGLADLVGRALDILMPRETAASEAAVPEPSTLAVRPAAVGAWTSIGISRRPRRPDLRQLLKFGATDALPLNGTGQGEKDPGLLLALARFGTQSCIVLGHARPLRKDAAGMGPGSLREARRGMKLAEELRLPLLTVIDTAGAALSQEAEEGGLAGEIARSLHELIGLESPSVSVLLGQGAGGGALALLPADRTIAAQHSWLSPLPPEGASAIVHRTTALAPEMAQAQGVNVAALYANGLVDHIVDERDDASLEPREFCTRMARAIEYELGSVAGVPVPELVAARARKFAALGVNRG from the coding sequence ATGCCGACGACCGAGAAGGTGCGGCACCTGGCTGCCACCGAACTGCTGGACGCCGTGGTGGATGCCGGTTCCTTCGTCTCCTGGGACACGGAGCCGCAGCAGCCAGTACTGTCCGAAGAATATGCCCGTGACCTGGCCAAGGCGCGCGAACGCAGCGGCGCCGATGAGTCGGTGATCACCGGCGCCGGTCTCATCCGCGGCCGCCGGGTGGCGCTGATCGCCAGCGAATTCTCCTTCCTGGCCGGCTCGATCGGCCACGCGGCGGCGCAAAGGATCGTTGCCGCCGTCGAACGCGCCACCGCGGAGGGTCTGCCCCTGCTGGCGGGCCCCGCCTCCGGGGGGACGCGGATGCAGGAAGGGACGCTCGCGTTCCTGTCCATGGTGAAAATTACCGGCGCCGTGCGGGCACACCGCCAGGCCGGCCTTCCCTACCTGGTCTACCTGCGGCACCCCACCACCGGCGGCGTCATGGCCTCCTGGGGTTCTTTGGGGCACATCAACGTTGCGGAGCCGGGAGCCCTGCTCGGTTTCCTCGGTCCGCGGGTGTATGAAGCGCTGTACGGCGAGGCGTTCCCGGAGAACGTGCAGGTGGCGGAGAACCTCTTCAATAAAGGACTGATCGACGGCGTCGTGGAACCCGGCGGGCTTGCCGACCTGGTGGGCCGCGCCCTGGACATCCTCATGCCCAGGGAGACGGCTGCCTCTGAGGCTGCTGTTCCTGAGCCGTCCACGCTGGCGGTGCGGCCTGCCGCCGTCGGCGCCTGGACATCCATCGGGATTTCCCGCCGCCCACGCAGGCCCGACCTCCGCCAGCTGTTGAAGTTCGGCGCCACGGATGCCCTGCCCCTGAACGGGACCGGACAGGGGGAGAAGGACCCCGGCTTGCTGCTGGCACTGGCGCGCTTTGGCACCCAGTCGTGCATCGTGCTGGGCCACGCCCGTCCGCTGCGGAAGGACGCAGCCGGCATGGGACCGGGTTCACTGCGTGAGGCGCGCCGCGGCATGAAGCTGGCGGAGGAACTGCGGCTGCCCCTGCTCACCGTTATCGACACGGCCGGTGCCGCGCTCTCCCAGGAGGCGGAGGAGGGCGGGCTTGCCGGGGAGATTGCGCGCTCGCTGCACGAACTGATCGGCCTGGAATCACCGTCGGTCTCCGTGCTGCTCGGCCAGGGCGCCGGCGGAGGCGCCCTGGCACTGCTGCCCGCGGACCGGACCATCGCCGCCCAGCACAGCTGGCTTTCACCGCTGCCCCCGGAGGGTGCCAGTGCAATCGTGCACAGAACCACTGCGCTCGCCCCGGAGATGGCACAGGCCCAGGGGGTGAACGTCGCCGCGCTGTACGCGAACGGCCTCGTGGACCACATCGTGGATGAGCGCGACGACGCTTCGCTGGAGCCGCGGGAATTCTGCACGCGGATGGCGCGGGCCATCGAGTATGAACTGGGCTCGGTGGCCGGCGTTCCAGTGCCTGAACTCGTGGCCGCGCGGGCCCGGAAATTCGCAGCCCTTGGGGTCAACCGAGGCTAA
- a CDS encoding CaiB/BaiF CoA transferase family protein: MSTENRQGPLAGHTVVDLSRALAGPHAGMMLADLGARVIKVENPGSGDDTRGWGPPFVGPEDDLQSTYFMSCNRNKESISLDLKSGDGQAVLRGLLERADVVIENFRPGVMDRLGFSTAAMHELNPRLVILSITGFGHDGPESQRSGYDQILQGEAGLMSLTGSGPDDPQRVGVPIADLLSGMNGAFGVLAALVERNRTGQGKVVRTSLLASLIGVHAFQGTRATVAGEVPQAQGNHHPSIAPYGLFNCKDGSVQISVGSEKLWASFAAAFGLDPVAPGFASNAERVRNRMEVIAAVERAFAGYGAAELLEKLNDAGIPAGKVRSLDEVYAWEQVASQGLVVDVQHPLLGKVSLPGPPLRFFAAGDSAETTVTDHDAPPLLDEDGPAIREWLGLPSPVAAGAK; encoded by the coding sequence ATGAGCACCGAGAACCGCCAAGGCCCGCTGGCCGGGCACACCGTCGTCGACCTCAGCCGCGCACTGGCCGGACCCCACGCAGGCATGATGCTGGCGGACCTCGGGGCCCGCGTCATCAAAGTCGAGAACCCGGGCAGCGGCGACGACACCCGTGGCTGGGGCCCGCCCTTCGTCGGCCCGGAAGACGACCTGCAGTCCACCTATTTCATGTCCTGCAACCGCAACAAGGAGTCCATCAGCCTGGACCTGAAGAGCGGTGACGGGCAGGCGGTGCTGCGCGGACTCCTGGAACGGGCCGACGTGGTGATCGAGAACTTCCGGCCCGGGGTCATGGACCGGCTGGGCTTCTCCACCGCGGCGATGCACGAGCTCAACCCGCGGCTGGTGATCCTGTCCATCACGGGCTTTGGCCACGACGGGCCCGAGTCCCAGCGCAGCGGCTATGACCAGATCCTGCAGGGCGAGGCCGGCCTCATGTCCCTCACCGGGTCAGGTCCGGACGACCCCCAGCGGGTCGGCGTTCCGATTGCTGACCTGCTCTCCGGGATGAACGGTGCGTTCGGCGTGCTGGCTGCGCTGGTGGAGCGGAACCGGACCGGCCAGGGCAAAGTGGTGCGCACCTCGCTGCTTGCATCACTGATCGGCGTGCACGCGTTCCAGGGCACCAGGGCCACCGTTGCGGGTGAAGTTCCCCAGGCCCAGGGCAACCACCATCCGTCCATCGCCCCTTACGGCCTGTTCAACTGCAAGGACGGGAGCGTGCAGATCAGCGTTGGCAGCGAAAAACTGTGGGCCTCCTTCGCCGCAGCCTTCGGGCTTGACCCGGTGGCGCCGGGCTTTGCCAGCAACGCCGAAAGGGTGCGGAACCGCATGGAGGTGATCGCCGCCGTCGAACGCGCCTTTGCCGGCTACGGCGCGGCGGAACTGCTGGAAAAGCTGAACGACGCCGGGATCCCGGCAGGGAAGGTCCGCTCGCTGGACGAGGTGTACGCCTGGGAGCAGGTGGCCTCCCAGGGGCTCGTGGTGGATGTGCAGCATCCACTGCTCGGCAAGGTGAGCCTGCCCGGACCGCCGCTGCGGTTCTTCGCGGCCGGTGACAGCGCCGAAACCACCGTGACGGACCATGACGCGCCACCGCTGCTCGATGAGGACGGTCCGGCCATCCGGGAGTGGCTTGGCCTGCCCTCACCGGTTGCGGCGGGGGCCAAATAG
- a CDS encoding SLC13 family permease — MSAPVLSIIILAAMFLLATVLPLNMGALAFVGAFLLGALVLGMSTNEILANFPGGLFLTIVGVTYLFAIAQSNGTIDLLVRGAVRLVGSRVALIPWVMFAITAVITAVGALSPAAVAIIAPIALSFAGKYKISPLLMGMMVIHGAQAGGFSPIAVYGVTVNGILAKTDLAFSPTALFLSSFIFNLVIALVLFVVLGGRNLLSAKVGHFVEQAAEARMAVSVGAKAGTDVPFKGSGSGMYGPRDPAGDGVAATRERSQRIPQLVTIAGLVVLAVVALGFKMDVGFVSITIAIILALVSPAAQKGAINKISWSTVLLICGMLTFVGVLEEAGTIEFVSNGVAGMGMPLLAALLICFIGAVVSAFASSTAILAALIPLAVPFLSTGEIGAVGVICALAVSATIVDVSPFSTNGALVLANAPEGVDKDKFYKRILGYSGIVIVAGPVLAWLALVVPGWL, encoded by the coding sequence ATGTCCGCTCCTGTCCTATCGATCATCATCCTGGCGGCGATGTTCCTGCTTGCCACCGTCCTGCCCCTCAACATGGGCGCACTCGCCTTTGTGGGCGCCTTCCTGCTCGGCGCCCTGGTGCTGGGCATGTCCACCAACGAAATCCTGGCCAACTTCCCGGGCGGCCTCTTCCTGACGATCGTCGGCGTCACCTACCTGTTTGCCATAGCGCAGAGCAACGGCACCATTGACCTGCTGGTCCGCGGCGCCGTCCGCCTGGTGGGCAGCCGCGTTGCCCTGATCCCCTGGGTCATGTTCGCCATCACCGCCGTGATCACCGCCGTCGGCGCACTGTCTCCCGCCGCCGTCGCCATCATTGCCCCCATCGCCCTGAGCTTCGCCGGCAAGTACAAGATCAGCCCGCTGCTGATGGGCATGATGGTGATCCATGGCGCCCAGGCCGGCGGCTTCTCGCCCATCGCCGTCTACGGCGTCACGGTCAACGGCATCCTGGCCAAGACGGACCTGGCCTTCAGCCCCACCGCGCTCTTCCTGTCCAGCTTCATCTTCAACCTGGTCATTGCCCTGGTGCTCTTCGTGGTCCTGGGCGGCAGGAACCTCCTGTCCGCCAAGGTGGGCCACTTCGTGGAGCAGGCAGCCGAGGCCAGGATGGCCGTCAGCGTCGGCGCCAAAGCCGGCACCGACGTTCCCTTCAAGGGTTCCGGCTCCGGCATGTACGGCCCCCGGGACCCCGCGGGCGACGGCGTGGCGGCCACCAGGGAGCGCTCGCAGCGGATCCCGCAGCTGGTCACCATCGCCGGCCTGGTCGTTCTGGCCGTCGTGGCCCTCGGCTTCAAGATGGACGTCGGCTTCGTGTCCATCACCATCGCCATCATCCTGGCCCTCGTATCACCCGCAGCCCAGAAGGGTGCCATCAACAAGATCAGCTGGTCCACCGTGCTGCTGATCTGCGGCATGCTGACGTTCGTCGGAGTGCTGGAAGAAGCCGGCACCATCGAATTCGTCTCCAACGGCGTGGCCGGCATGGGCATGCCGCTGCTGGCGGCCCTGCTCATTTGCTTCATCGGCGCCGTGGTCTCCGCCTTCGCCTCGTCGACGGCCATCCTCGCAGCGCTCATCCCGCTGGCCGTGCCGTTCCTCTCCACCGGCGAGATCGGCGCCGTCGGCGTTATCTGCGCCCTTGCCGTCTCCGCCACCATCGTGGACGTCTCACCGTTCTCCACCAACGGCGCCCTGGTGCTGGCCAACGCCCCGGAAGGCGTGGACAAGGACAAGTTCTACAAGCGGATCCTCGGCTACAGCGGAATCGTCATCGTGGCCGGCCCCGTCCTGGCCTGGCTGGCACTCGTGGTCCCCGGCTGGCTCTAG
- a CDS encoding FadR/GntR family transcriptional regulator: protein MEKTARLGLERVSRPRLYEQLVEQILAYIESAQLRPGDLLPAERDLAERLGVSRATLAQALVALEVLGVIDVQHGTGAVLARRPSVASVIKGLREHQSRLPEIVEARSTLEVKLAALAAERRTDQDLTAIDNALDVMAKEINDGDRGTHGDELFHQAITAAAHSSVLAQLMAFIAEMILETRMQSLGQPGRPEQSLASHRKIADAVRARDAEAAADAMLAHIELVSDVELLR from the coding sequence GTGGAGAAGACAGCACGGCTGGGCCTGGAACGCGTCTCGCGGCCCCGGCTTTACGAGCAGCTGGTGGAACAGATTCTGGCCTACATCGAGTCCGCCCAGCTCCGCCCCGGCGATCTCCTGCCTGCCGAGCGCGACCTGGCCGAACGGCTGGGGGTTTCCCGCGCCACCCTGGCCCAGGCCCTGGTGGCCCTGGAAGTGCTGGGCGTCATCGACGTGCAGCACGGCACCGGCGCAGTCCTGGCCCGGCGGCCCAGCGTGGCCTCGGTCATCAAGGGCCTGCGTGAGCACCAGAGCCGGCTGCCGGAGATCGTGGAGGCGCGCAGCACCCTGGAAGTGAAGCTTGCCGCCCTCGCCGCGGAACGCCGGACCGACCAGGACCTCACCGCCATCGACAACGCCCTGGACGTCATGGCGAAGGAAATCAACGACGGCGACCGCGGCACCCACGGCGACGAACTGTTCCACCAGGCCATCACCGCCGCCGCACACTCCTCCGTCCTGGCACAGCTCATGGCCTTCATTGCCGAGATGATCCTGGAAACCCGGATGCAGTCCCTGGGCCAGCCCGGCCGGCCCGAGCAGTCCCTGGCGTCGCACCGGAAAATCGCCGATGCCGTCCGCGCCCGGGACGCGGAGGCGGCCGCAGACGCCATGCTGGCGCACATCGAGCTCGTCTCGGACGTGGAGCTGCTGCGCTAA